The window GCGCGGGCGCAAGCTGCCGGTGCCGAACAGCCCGGGGCTGCGCCCGACCACCGATCGGGTGCGTGAAACCCTGTTCAACTGGCTGGCGCCGGTGATCCAGGGGGCGCGCTGCCTGGACTGTTTTGCCGGCAGCGGCGCGCTGGGGCTGGAAGCGCTGTCGCGCTACGCCGGCAGCGCCACGCTGTTGGAATATGAACGCCCGGTGGCGCAGCAGCTGGAAAAAAACCTGGCGCTGCTGCAGGGCAAAGGCAGCGTTATCAATACCAATACGCTGAACTGGCTGGCCGGCAGCGGCGAACCGTTCGACGTGGTGTTCCTCGATCCGCCGTTCCGCAAGGGGCTGCTGGCCGAAACCGTCGCACTGCTGGAACAGCAGGGCTGGCTGGCCGATGAAGCCTGGATTTACGTAGAAGCCGAAGCGGAAAGCGCCGCGGCCGATGTGCCGGCCAACTGGCAGTTGCACCGCGAGAAAGTCGCCGGTCAGGTGGCTTACCGTCTTTATATCCGTTCGCAAGAGAAAACCAATCATGCTGATTAATCTGGGCCGCCTGCTGATGCTGTGCGTGTGGGGCTTCCTGCTCTCCAACCTGTTCCACCCTTTTCCCAAGCCGCTGAAGTATTTCATCGACGTGGCGCTGTTCTTTATGGTGGTGATGCACGGCCTGCAGCTGGTGCTGCTGAAATCCACCCAGCCGAAAGATCAGCCGATCAGCTACTGGCAGGAAGCCAAGATCTTCGTTTTTGGCGTGTTTGAGCTGCTGGCCTGGCAGAAAAAGCAGCCGCCGATCAAAAAGAAATAGCCTATTGCGGCGCCGGCTGAGCGGTAAAGGAGAGGTAGCGGCTACCCTGCATGCTCAGCGTACCCTGCGCGCCCTTTTCGATCGGATTGTACTGCCACTGCTTCAGCCGCAGCAGGATCTCTTCACCGCCGTCCAACGGGCTGAACACCACTTCATAGCGCATGGGTTCGTTGACCAACGGCTCGCGCTGCGGAGCGCGGGTCTTGGCGACCGGAAACTCGCGCTTGTCGCTCACCTTAACCTGCAGGCTGCGAACCGGCGCGCGGTCGTTTTCCGCCTCCAGCCGGCGCTGGTTGAAATAGCGGTGCGTCGCCAACACGGCGATCAGCGCGACCACGGCGATAAAAAACAGCGGCGGTTTGCTCATCTTAATTTCCATTCCATTCACGGATAAATCAGCGTAAACATAGCATTCTCAAGAAAGCATTGTCGATTGCAGGCAGGCTACCTACACTGCAATGAAGAAGTGACGTTGGTGACAATTTGGAGCCGATCGCTGCGGTTCCCCTCATGAATAAGGAAGACATATGAGTTGGCCGTTCCTTGCCGTATTCTTTTCCGGCTGGCTGTTCGTCGACGCCTCCTACCGGGGGCCTCGCTGGCAGCGCTGGGTATTCAAACCCGTAACCCTGCTGTTGCTGCTGCTGTTAGCCTGGCAGGCGCCGGTGCTCGGCCCCGCCGGCTATTTGATCGTGCTCGGCCTGCTGGCGACGCTGATCGCCGATGCCCTGCTGTTGCTGCCCCGCGAGCGGGTGCTGTATGCGATCGGCGCGTTTTTCCTTTCCCATCTGCTTTACACCCTGAGCTTCGCCAGCCAGATGACCTTCAGCCTGTTCTGGCCGCTGCCGCTGGCGCTGCTGGTGATTGGCCTGCTGTTGCTGGCCACTATCTGGACGCGGCTGGAGGAAATGCGCTGGCCGGTCGCCACCTACGTGGCGATGACCCTGCTGATGGTCTGGCTGGCGGGTGAACAATATTTCATGCGCAGCACCGATTTCGGCTTCTCGCTGCTGGCGGGCACCTCACTGCTGCTGCTGGCCAACGTGGTGTGGTTGATTAACCGCTATCGCTTCACCTTCCGCGCGGCCGATGCCCTGGTGGCGTTTTGCTATTTCTCCGGCCACTTCCTGATTGTGCGTTCGCTGTATTTGTAAAAAGGCTGCGGGTTCGGGCCGCCGAACCCGTTTACGCTAGGCCAATGCCCGCAGCGTCAGGCCGTCATCGGCGCTAAGCTGGTTGCGGTACACCTCGCCGTCGCGCGAAAAGAACGCCAGCGTGCTGCCGTCCGCCTGCAGCAGGGCAATGCCGTCCGGCGCCGGACGCCAGCCGACCACCTCGGCCGCGAACAGGCTTTTCAGACAGCGCTGCTTATCCACCAGTTGATAACCGTTGGTTTCACTCTGCTCGCTGGCCAGAAATTCGATCCGGCACTGCTGCTCGCGATCGGCAACCTGCCATTGCCCCGCCAGCGACTGCGCGGTGGGAAGAACCAGACTGCCGGCCATCACTGCCCCCGTTACCATCATGCCGCCCGCCGTCAGGGCGGTGCGCGTTAAAGTGCTTTTCATCTTCGGCTCCCGCATAACGCCCGGCCGAACCGCGCCGGGCGTTACAACCCGTTGCGTTACACGATAAAGTCGGTGGCGACGTCTACCTGACCGACAATTTTCACCAGGAAGTCCGGCGCCTGATGGCCGCCGATATTCAGCGCCAAATCGCTGACGTTGTTTGATGCATTGTAAGACAGCAAGGCTTCGCCCGCCGCGCCGCTGAAGTGATCGACGAAGTGGATCTGATCGCTGGCCGGTGCCCCCTTGTTGAAGTACGACAGGTCAATCTTGTCGACGCCTTTCTGGAAGTCGCGGATCCAGTCCGATGCGCCCGGTGCGGAATCGCTGGCGGCGGAGAACACGAAGGTGTCCTTGCCGGCCCCGCCCCACAGTTCGTCCGCCCCGCCGCCGCCGAACAGCACGTCGTTGCCCGCACCGCCTTTCAGCACGTTGTTGGCCGCGTTGCCGACGATAACGTCATCGCCTGAACCGCCGATGGCGTTCTCAATGGTGACGCCTGCGGCGATCGACACGTTGCCCTTCAGCCCGCCCACGTCGGAGAACGACTTCTCGTTCAGGTTGATACGCTGATTCGCCGTGTAACCGGAGAAGTCGAAGGTGTCGTTGCCGCCCGCATCCCAGGCCGCAAAGATCACTTTCTGCGCGTTGCTGGTGGTGCTGAGGAAGTCACGGCCGGTATTGGAGTTGAAGCCGTACACTGTGTCGCCGGTGCGGGTGGAGAGGTTCGCGCCATACAGATGCTGAATGGCGGAAATGTCATCCAGCAGCGGAGCTGCAGCGTAGTGGCCGCCGTTGTCGCCGCCGGTATTGGTTTCACTCCAGTAGCTCATCAGGCTGAACTCGCGGGTGTCTTCTGCATAGCTGGCGTCGTTGTAGGTCGGGTTGCCCTCACCGGCGTTGTAGTCGCCCGGGTGGCTCAGGCCCAGCGCATGGCCAATCTCGTGGGTGAAGGTCTGGCGGCCGTAGTCTTCGGATGCCGGATGCTTCACGTTGGATTGGTTGACGTTGTACCAGGTCTGGCCGCCCAGATCCTGGCCCTGATAAATGGTGTTCGGCAGGAAGGCATAGGCCTGGGTGCCGTAATCGTAATGGCCGGGACGATCCTGGCTGTAGTTACCGAAGGTGATGTTGGCCTTCTGATTGGCAGCCACTTCGGTGAAGGTGATATTGGCCACATCGGACCAGGACTGCAGCGACAGTTTGGCCTGCTGCTGCTGTTCCGCGCTGAACTTGCTCAGCCCGGTGTCGCCGGCGACGTTGGTGGAAGAGAACTTATAGTCCGGGAAGGAAAACGTTAATTTGACCGGCTGGCCAAAAACTTTATAACCATTCCAGGTTTGGTTCTCACGGGTAATAAACAGCCCAGCTTGTTCGGTAGAAAATGAGTCCTTGCCATTAACCTGGATCCCATTACCGCGCTCGTGGTAATGCAACAGATCGTCTACTGCATCGTAGCCGGTGGTTGCAGCCGCAAGACTGGATTCAGTAACTTCAATTGCCTTTTTAGTAGATTGCATTGGTTCGATTCCACTCATTACCTGATCGTTATCAATCAGACAGATAGACATAACCTCCCTGTAAGCCACGACGAACGAATCCTGAGCTTGCGGGAAGGGGCTTATGCGCCGTTAACGGCAGTGTTTTTGATAGAATTAATGCATATATATCAGCAAATAAGATTACCACCGAAAATGGTAATCGATTCCAATTATAGGCAGGGCGATAAAACTGAACATAAAATAATCAACTATTTATTTTCTCAACGAAAGATTGTTATGCTGCTTTTATGGCTTCTTTACAAAATAAAGGAAACTCTCGGCGGATAAGTTGGCGACAAACTTCAACAAGAATGCGGGTTGCAGACACAAGCGAATCATGCTGGTTGTTTTTAGCAAAAAAGATAAATTTGACTGAAGAGTTATAGATTAATAACTCTTTATTATTAGCCGGCGGGACTTTTTAGCTTCTATAGGAATAATATTTTCTTATTTCGACTAACGGCAGTTAGTTAAATAGGCAAAGCAGGTAATAAGGAAAACAAATAGATTTAATTTCTTATTATTAGCATTTGAATAAACCCTATTCATTCTCCCCTTTCCGTTAGCAATAATTCTCATCCCGGGCTTGACTCTGGAGTTGGCTCCAGGGTGTAGAGTCTGGCCAGCGAAGCTCATTAACTGCCCGGAGGGGGACGTTATGCACAACCATCAAAACCATAATCATCAAGAACATAACCATACGGAAGGCCACTGCGGCTGCCATCACAGCCACGGCAAAACCCAGCACGGCTGCAGCAGCGAAAAGAAAGACCATGCCGCACCAAAGGAACACGCCCAGGCGCACGAGCACGGCGCCAACTGTTGCAGCACCGGCGATACGGCCGATCCGGACGAGGAAAGCGACAGGCTGGCCGCCGCCCCTCCTTCCGGCAGCCAACGCTTTAGCTGGAAAGTGACCGGCATGGATTGCCCCAGCTGCGCTAAAAAAATTGAGAATGCCGTGACCGCTATCCCCGGCGTCGACAGCGCGCGCGTGCTGTTCGCCACCGAAAAGCTGGTGGTGGACGCGCAGTCCGACATCAGCCTGCGCATTCAGGATGCGGTAAAACAGGCCGGCTTCACCCTGCTCGGCGCCCAGGCGGCGGCAGAAAAGGCCGCCGCGCCGCAGGGTTCGCGCTTCGGCGAATTTGGCCCGCTGCTGCTGCTGGCTGCGCTGATGGCGGTCAGTTGGGCGCTCGACAGCCTTAACCCCGCATGGGGCCGCATCGCCTTTATCGCCACCACCCTGGTGGGCCTGGCGCCGGTCGCCGCCAAAGCGCTGCGCCTGATCCGCTCGGGCACGCCGTTCGCTATTGAAACCCTGATGAGCGTGGCGGCCATCGGCGCGCTGTTTATCGGCGCCACCGCCGAAGCGGCGATGGTGCTGCTGCTGTTTATGGTCGGCGAACTGCTGGAATCCTACGCCGCCAACCGGGCCAGACGCGGCGTGACGGCGCTGATGGCGCTGGTGCCGGAAGATGCGCTGCTGCTGCAGGGAACGGAGCGCAGGCGCGTGCCGGTCGCCGGCCTGCGCCCCGGCGACGTCATTGAAATCGCCCCCGGTGGGCGTTTGCCGGCCGACGCCGAGCTGCTCAACCCGTTCGCCAGCTTCGACGAAAGCGCGCTGACCGGCGAATCGGTGCCGGTTGAGCGTCAGCAGGGGGAAAAAGTGGCCGCCGGCAGCCTGTCCGTCGATCAGGCGGCGCAGATGAAGGTGATCTCGGAGCCAGGCAAAAACGCCATCGACCGCATTTTGCAGCTGATTGAAGAAGCCGAGGAGCGCCGTGCACCGATCGAACGTTTCCTTGACCGCTTCAGCCGCTACTACACTCCCGCCATCATGCTGCTGGCCGTGGCGGTGATCCTGGCGCCGCCGCTGCTGTTCTCGCAGCCGTGGGACACCTGGATCTATCGCGGCCTGACCCTGCTGCTGATCGGCTGCCCGTGCGCGCTGGTGATCTCCACCCCGGCGGCCATTACCTCCGGGCTGGCGGCGGCAACCCGGCGCGGCGCGCTGATTAAAGGCGGCGCGGCGCTGGAGCAACTCGGCCAGGTGCAAACTATCGCTTTCGATAAAACCGGCACCCTGACGGAAGGCAAGCCGACGGTGACCGACGTGCTGCCAATTGGCGGTATCGGCGAACAGCGGCTGTTAACGCTCGCCGCGGCGGTTGAGGCCGGCTCCCATCATCCGCTGGCGCAGGCCATCATCAACCGCGCCGCGCAATACGGTGCGGAACTGCCGCCGGCACAGGCCCGTCGCGCGCTGGCCGGTGTGGGTGTAGAAGGCACGGTCGACGGCAAAACCCTGTTGATCAGCGCACCGGGCAAGCTGGCGCCGGGACTGCTTGGCGGCACATGGCAGAGTCAGGTAGAAGCGCTGGAAAGCGCCGGTAAAACGGCGGTGGTGGTGCTGGAGGATGGCGCGCCAATCGGCCTGCTGGCGCTGCGCGATACGCTGCGCAGCGACGCCAAACAGGCGATCGCCGAGCTGAACGCGCTGGGGATCCGCGGCGTAATGCTGACCGGCGATAACCCGCGCGCCGCGGCGGCGATAGCCGGTGAGCTGGGCCTGGATTATCGCGCCGGTCTGCTGCCGGAGGACAAGGTGAAGGCGGTAACCGAACTGAGCGAGCTGCGCCCGACGGCGATGATCGGCGACGGCATCAACGACGCCCCGGCCATGAAGGCCTCGAGCATCGGCATCGCCATGGGCAGCGGCACCGACGTGGCGCTGGAAACTGCCGACGCGGCCCTGACCCACAACCGGCTGCTGGGCGTGGCGGAGATGATCCGCATCTCGCGCGCCACCCATGCCAACATCCGGCAAAACATCACCATCGCGCTGGGGCTGAAAGGGGTATTTCTGGTCACCAGCCTGATGGGGCTGACCGGCCTGTGGCTGGCGGTGCTGGCGGACTCCGGTGCCACCGCGCTGGTGACCGCCAACGCGCTGCGTCTGTTGCAGAAACGCAGCTAGGCAACGGCATATCAGGGGCGCAGAATTTGCCCCTGATATCCCTTGCAGCGGTTATACGCCCTTGCGCAACAGGTAGCGGTAAGGCGCCTGCTCGGTTTCCTGCGCCACCAGCGTATGCTCCATAAAGCGGCAAAAGCCCGGAATATCGCGGGTGGTGGCCGGATCGTCGGCGATAATCAGCAGCGTTTCGCCGTTATCCATGTGGCGCACGGTTTTACGCACCATCATCACCGGTTCAGGGCAGCGCAGCCCCAGCGCGTCGAGCGTCTGGTCTGCCTGGGCAAATAAATCAGTCATGCGATTTTTCTCGAAAAAAACGACCGGCGAACGCTCGCCGCATCTCATTAGCGCCTAGTTTACGCCGGTAGTTTTTCTGCGCAAGATGCGTTAACGTTTGCGTTAAAAGAGGCTGCGCCACCCGATGAAATGTGGTGCCTTCACTGCCCCCAACGGCCGTTATCACGGGGGAGGCACAGCCTAACCATTGCATTGGTTGCGCAAACGCGTATTATGCGGCCGCGCGGCATGTTTTACCGCTGTGACGACAGATTCTGGGTTCCCTCACCCCACGACTAAAAAGGCTACATCATGTATTCGTTTACCGCTCAGCAGCGCTTCACCGCGTTGGTCTGGCTATCGTTGTTCCATATCGCCATCATTACCTCCAGCAACTATCTGGTGCAGCTGCCGATCACCGTTTTCGGCTTCCACACCACCTGGGGCGCATTCACCTTCCCGTTTATCTTTCTGGCGACCGATCTGACGGTGCGCATCTTCGGCGCGCCGCTGGCGCGACGCATCATTTTGTCCGTGATGGTGCCAGCGCTGTTCATTTCCTACGTGATTTCCACCGTCACTTACCAGGGGGAATGGCAGGGGTTCGCCGCACTGGGCAGTTTTAACCTGTTTGTGGCGCGCATCGCCATCGCCAGCTTTATGGCCTACGTGCTCGGCCAGATCCTCGACGTACACGTCTTCAACCGCCTGCGCCAACGCAGCGCCTGGTGGGTGGCGCCCGCCGCGGCGATGTTCCTCGGCAACATCAGCGATACGCTGTCGTTCTTCTTCATCGCTTTCTACAAGAGCAGCGACGCCTTTATGGCCAACAACTGGGTGGAGATCGCCCTGGTGGATTACAGCTTCAAGGTGCTGATCTGCATGCTGTTCTTCCTGCCGATGTACGGCGTGCTGTTGAACATGCTGCTCAAACGCATCGCGGCGCGCGCCGGCGGCCTGCAGCCGGGCTAAGCCGTGCTATCATTGGCGGCCCGCACCCTTCCGGAGGCCGCCAATGAGTTTGACCGTCCGCACCGCCACCCTTGAAGACATCCACCGCCTGTATCAAGAGATCCCCGAATTCGGCGTGCTTGCCCGCGTTTCGCCGCCACGGCGCGGCGCAGGCGCTGCTTGCCGGGCAGGAACGCTGGGCGCGGGCGCAGGGCTACCGGCAACTGAGAGTGAAAACCCGCAATCAGTTCCGCGCCATGCTGATGATGCTCATCGCCCATCACTATCAGATTGTTCAGCTGGAAAAGAAAGGCGAAGTGGCTGATTATCGGCTATTACTTGAGAAAACCTTGTGACAACGTCTGCCTTGCATTTCAACCTGGAATAGGTTGCGATAGGGCAGTGAAACCCTACCGGAAAGGAAGAAGGAAGCCCGATGCGTAAAGTAGCAAAATTGATGGGTATCAGCCTGCTGGTGCTAGGCCTCGCGGCCTGCGACGGCAACAGCAAAGACACCAAGGCAGCGCCAGACGGCGCGGCGGCCAGCGCCCCGGCCGGACAGCAAGTCAGCCTGCTGGACGGCAAACTGGCGTTCACCCTGCCGAACGGCATGGCGGACCAAAGCGGCAAGCTGGGCACCCAGGCGAACAATATGCACGTGTATGCCGACAGCACCGGCCAGCGCGCGGTGATCGTGATCCTCGGCGACAAAACCGCCGACAGCCTGGAGACCCTGGCCAAGCGCCTGGAGGACACCCAGCGCGCGCGTGACGCCAACCTGCAGGTGATCACCAACAAGGCCATCGACGTTAACGGCGTGCCGCTGCGTCAGCTGGACAGCATCATCACCAGCGGCGGCGAGAAAGCTTACTCCTCCGTGCTGATCGGTACGCTGAACAACGACATGCTGACCATTCAGATCACGCTGCCGGCGGATAACCAGCAACAGGCGCAGAACGAAGCCGAAGGCATCATCAGCAAGCTGAAGCTGAAACCATAACCCTCTCGGGGCCGGCGTGCCGGCCCCGTCAGCCCTGCGACAACGCCTGCGCCAGCAGGGTAATCGGGTGTTCGCAGCGCTTGCTGGTCGACATCTCGATCTGCCATTTGCAGGTTTCACAGTCGGTCACCACCAGATCCACCCCGCTCTCCTCAATCTGCCGGAACAGCGATGCGCCGATGCCTTGTGCGGTGGCGTAGTTCTCCGATTTGAATCCGTAGGTGCCGGCGATGCCGCAGCACTGCGGATCCAGCACCACCAGCTCCAGCCCCGGGATCTGCCGCAGCAGTTCCAGCGTATAGGCGGTCCAGCCCATTTTCTCCATATGGCAAGGCGTGTGATAGGCCACGCGCAGCGGCGTGCGTTTCAACGGCAGGCTGCGCCCCTGATTGATTAGCCTGTACAGGTAGCGCGTCGCCAGCTCCACCCTATCACGCACCCCCGAGGTGTCCACCTCCAGCAGATGCGGGTATTCGTCGCGCAGGGTAAAGGTGCAGCTTGATGAGGTGGCCACCACGGGGATGCCGCGTTCCAGCACGGCGTCGCTCAGGGATTCGGCATTCACCCTGGCCTGCTTTTTGGCCTGTTCGATAAAGCCGTTGGCGATCAAGGGCACGCCACAGCATTTCTCGCGCTTCAGCAGCTGCACGCCGATATCCAGCGCGTTGAACACCCGAATCAGATCCTTGCCCAGCTGCGGGTGATTGTAATTGACGAAGCAGCCGTGGAAAAACGCCACCTGTTCGGCATAGCGCTGCTGCGCCTGCGCCCGTTGGCGGTACCAGCGGCGGAAGGTGCCGAACGAATACTTCGGCAGCGCGCGGCGATGGTCAATTTTCAGCGCCTTATCCAGCAAGGCGCGCACCGGCTTCAGGCCGGTGGCGGCGTTGACAATCGGCGCAAACGGCGTCGATAGCGAGCCCATCACATCGGTGTGGCTGAGAATGGCGTCGCGCAGCGTTGGCTTGCTCTGGGCGTAGTCGGCACGCGCGCGCTGGATGATGTCGCCGATTTTAACCTCGGACGGGCAGGCGACCTCGCAGCGCTTGCAGTTGGTACAGTACTTCAGCGCCTCATCGTACAGCGCCGGATCCTTCAGCCGCAGGCGCTCGCCGTCCGGCCCCGCCTGCTTCGGCCCCGGGTACAGGGGGTTCACTCTGGCTACCGGGCAATAGGTGGTGCAGACGGTGCACTTGATGCAGCTTTCGAAGCTGTTGTCTTTATGCAGGCTCATGCGTTTCCTCCGCGGCTATCTGCTGGGCGACGTGCAGCGCGCCGATCAATGACACTCCGGCGCCGCAGCCCTGCTGCAGCGGATCGTAACCGCCGGTTACGGCGCCAATGGCGTACAGGTTGGCGAACGCTTCCCCGTGCCGCAGCGCCCGCAAGCGGCGGTCGGTGCGCACGCCAAACTGCAGATAAGGCTGCGGCGCGAACAGATCGCGGTGGCTCCAGTCGGCGCGCTCCGCCCGGCTGTCGACGTCCAGCCCGAACACCGG is drawn from Serratia entomophila and contains these coding sequences:
- the rsmD gene encoding 16S rRNA (guanine(966)-N(2))-methyltransferase: MTRLSPRASAKKPSQAAAGQIRIIGGQWRGRKLPVPNSPGLRPTTDRVRETLFNWLAPVIQGARCLDCFAGSGALGLEALSRYAGSATLLEYERPVAQQLEKNLALLQGKGSVINTNTLNWLAGSGEPFDVVFLDPPFRKGLLAETVALLEQQGWLADEAWIYVEAEAESAAADVPANWQLHREKVAGQVAYRLYIRSQEKTNHAD
- a CDS encoding DUF1145 family protein; translated protein: MLINLGRLLMLCVWGFLLSNLFHPFPKPLKYFIDVALFFMVVMHGLQLVLLKSTQPKDQPISYWQEAKIFVFGVFELLAWQKKQPPIKKK
- a CDS encoding DUF2500 domain-containing protein, coding for MSKPPLFFIAVVALIAVLATHRYFNQRRLEAENDRAPVRSLQVKVSDKREFPVAKTRAPQREPLVNEPMRYEVVFSPLDGGEEILLRLKQWQYNPIEKGAQGTLSMQGSRYLSFTAQPAPQ
- a CDS encoding lysoplasmalogenase, with protein sequence MSWPFLAVFFSGWLFVDASYRGPRWQRWVFKPVTLLLLLLLAWQAPVLGPAGYLIVLGLLATLIADALLLLPRERVLYAIGAFFLSHLLYTLSFASQMTFSLFWPLPLALLVIGLLLLATIWTRLEEMRWPVATYVAMTLLMVWLAGEQYFMRSTDFGFSLLAGTSLLLLANVVWLINRYRFTFRAADALVAFCYFSGHFLIVRSLYL
- a CDS encoding AprI/Inh family metalloprotease inhibitor, whose product is MKSTLTRTALTAGGMMVTGAVMAGSLVLPTAQSLAGQWQVADREQQCRIEFLASEQSETNGYQLVDKQRCLKSLFAAEVVGWRPAPDGIALLQADGSTLAFFSRDGEVYRNQLSADDGLTLRALA
- a CDS encoding serralysin family metalloprotease; this encodes MQSTKKAIEVTESSLAAATTGYDAVDDLLHYHERGNGIQVNGKDSFSTEQAGLFITRENQTWNGYKVFGQPVKLTFSFPDYKFSSTNVAGDTGLSKFSAEQQQQAKLSLQSWSDVANITFTEVAANQKANITFGNYSQDRPGHYDYGTQAYAFLPNTIYQGQDLGGQTWYNVNQSNVKHPASEDYGRQTFTHEIGHALGLSHPGDYNAGEGNPTYNDASYAEDTREFSLMSYWSETNTGGDNGGHYAAAPLLDDISAIQHLYGANLSTRTGDTVYGFNSNTGRDFLSTTSNAQKVIFAAWDAGGNDTFDFSGYTANQRINLNEKSFSDVGGLKGNVSIAAGVTIENAIGGSGDDVIVGNAANNVLKGGAGNDVLFGGGGADELWGGAGKDTFVFSAASDSAPGASDWIRDFQKGVDKIDLSYFNKGAPASDQIHFVDHFSGAAGEALLSYNASNNVSDLALNIGGHQAPDFLVKIVGQVDVATDFIV
- a CDS encoding zinc/cadmium/mercury/lead-transporting ATPase — encoded protein: MHNHQNHNHQEHNHTEGHCGCHHSHGKTQHGCSSEKKDHAAPKEHAQAHEHGANCCSTGDTADPDEESDRLAAAPPSGSQRFSWKVTGMDCPSCAKKIENAVTAIPGVDSARVLFATEKLVVDAQSDISLRIQDAVKQAGFTLLGAQAAAEKAAAPQGSRFGEFGPLLLLAALMAVSWALDSLNPAWGRIAFIATTLVGLAPVAAKALRLIRSGTPFAIETLMSVAAIGALFIGATAEAAMVLLLFMVGELLESYAANRARRGVTALMALVPEDALLLQGTERRRVPVAGLRPGDVIEIAPGGRLPADAELLNPFASFDESALTGESVPVERQQGEKVAAGSLSVDQAAQMKVISEPGKNAIDRILQLIEEAEERRAPIERFLDRFSRYYTPAIMLLAVAVILAPPLLFSQPWDTWIYRGLTLLLIGCPCALVISTPAAITSGLAAATRRGALIKGGAALEQLGQVQTIAFDKTGTLTEGKPTVTDVLPIGGIGEQRLLTLAAAVEAGSHHPLAQAIINRAAQYGAELPPAQARRALAGVGVEGTVDGKTLLISAPGKLAPGLLGGTWQSQVEALESAGKTAVVVLEDGAPIGLLALRDTLRSDAKQAIAELNALGIRGVMLTGDNPRAAAAIAGELGLDYRAGLLPEDKVKAVTELSELRPTAMIGDGINDAPAMKASSIGIAMGSGTDVALETADAALTHNRLLGVAEMIRISRATHANIRQNITIALGLKGVFLVTSLMGLTGLWLAVLADSGATALVTANALRLLQKRS
- the tusA gene encoding sulfurtransferase TusA encodes the protein MTDLFAQADQTLDALGLRCPEPVMMVRKTVRHMDNGETLLIIADDPATTRDIPGFCRFMEHTLVAQETEQAPYRYLLRKGV
- a CDS encoding 7-cyano-7-deazaguanine/7-aminomethyl-7-deazaguanine transporter, yielding MYSFTAQQRFTALVWLSLFHIAIITSSNYLVQLPITVFGFHTTWGAFTFPFIFLATDLTVRIFGAPLARRIILSVMVPALFISYVISTVTYQGEWQGFAALGSFNLFVARIAIASFMAYVLGQILDVHVFNRLRQRSAWWVAPAAAMFLGNISDTLSFFFIAFYKSSDAFMANNWVEIALVDYSFKVLICMLFFLPMYGVLLNMLLKRIAARAGGLQPG
- a CDS encoding DcrB family lipoprotein, producing MRKVAKLMGISLLVLGLAACDGNSKDTKAAPDGAAASAPAGQQVSLLDGKLAFTLPNGMADQSGKLGTQANNMHVYADSTGQRAVIVILGDKTADSLETLAKRLEDTQRARDANLQVITNKAIDVNGVPLRQLDSIITSGGEKAYSSVLIGTLNNDMLTIQITLPADNQQQAQNEAEGIISKLKLKP
- the glpC gene encoding anaerobic glycerol-3-phosphate dehydrogenase subunit GlpC; amino-acid sequence: MSLHKDNSFESCIKCTVCTTYCPVARVNPLYPGPKQAGPDGERLRLKDPALYDEALKYCTNCKRCEVACPSEVKIGDIIQRARADYAQSKPTLRDAILSHTDVMGSLSTPFAPIVNAATGLKPVRALLDKALKIDHRRALPKYSFGTFRRWYRQRAQAQQRYAEQVAFFHGCFVNYNHPQLGKDLIRVFNALDIGVQLLKREKCCGVPLIANGFIEQAKKQARVNAESLSDAVLERGIPVVATSSSCTFTLRDEYPHLLEVDTSGVRDRVELATRYLYRLINQGRSLPLKRTPLRVAYHTPCHMEKMGWTAYTLELLRQIPGLELVVLDPQCCGIAGTYGFKSENYATAQGIGASLFRQIEESGVDLVVTDCETCKWQIEMSTSKRCEHPITLLAQALSQG